The following coding sequences lie in one Haematobia irritans isolate KBUSLIRL chromosome 3, ASM5000362v1, whole genome shotgun sequence genomic window:
- the LOC142231990 gene encoding uncharacterized protein LOC142231990 has translation MWYIIALNLAILAIGEGRPQDTFETVAAGAAQLAAQGAEIIANGAAVRGDQNFDTPLVKVRSKGESGTGNAIQKPSESSEEDERRRKRSLNPIYGDFMAIESLLEMDGNSPVQPHPNHHLHRSKREPCHMGGGGTGTGGGTGTGVGTGGVGNLEDDIVEEARRRRMRQRIQQARKRRAQQRAKKNARKSKQGLVGETSENAETPDQSLARRKRQSEVDDLNENMQKTGKDISQHAQKFADKIRGAWENFLQSMNQMAEKIKQVFSGGNQETGGDMGEI, from the coding sequence GACACTTTTGAAACAGTTGCAGCTGGAGCAGCTCAATTGGCTGCCCAAGGAGCCGAAATTATTGCCAATGGTGCAGCTGTACGCggtgatcaaaattttgatactccTTTGGTTAAGGTGCGCTCAAAAGGGGAAAGTGGAACAGGCAATGCCATACAAAAACCTAGTGAATCTTCCGAAGAAGATGAAAGGCGTCGAAAACGATCATTGAACCCCATATACGGTGATTTCATGGCTATTGAATCCTTATTAGAAATGGATGGAAATTCACCTGTACAGCCACACCCAAACCATCATTTACATCGATCGAAACGTGAACCTTGTCATATGGGTGGTGGCGGTACTGGTACTGGAGGAGGTACTGGTACTGGTGTAGGTACTGGTGGCGTTGGTAACTTAGAGGATGATATTGTCGAAGAGGCAAGAAGACGTCGCATGCGTCAACGTATCCAACAGGCACGTAAACGTAGAGCCCAACAAAGAGCCAAAAAGAACGCTCGCAAAAGTAAACAAGGTTTAGTGGGTGAAACGTCGGAAAATGCGGAAACGCCAGATCAATCATTGGCTCGCCGCAAACGTCAATCGGAGGTAGATGACTTAAacgaaaatatgcaaaaaactGGTAAAGATATTTCACAACATGCTCAGAAATTTGCCGATAAAATTCGTGGagcttgggagaattttttgcaATCGATGAATCAAATGgccgaaaaaattaaacaagtattcaGTGGTGGCAATCAGGAAACTGGAGGTGATATGGGTGAAATTTAA